In Amycolatopsis sp. EV170708-02-1, the following are encoded in one genomic region:
- a CDS encoding IclR family transcriptional regulator → MSVSQEAGTGRTVAGRVFALLNAFSQDRPALRLIELAAATGMPVSTVHRIAAELVELGALKKERDGVYRIGLRLWELGSLCPAPRTLRDVSLPFMQDLYEATAENVHLAVRDGDEALYLERVWGRRSVDVVSRVGGRSPLHATGVGKVLLAHASRELQESVLAAGLKRYTPHTIVMPGLLMRSLREVRETGIARCAEELSLGTVSVAAPIFGPDRRVVAGLSVVSHTVTHSRALTVVEPALRLAALSISRELAKGYEGIGAGAEVRPIRRADR, encoded by the coding sequence ATGAGCGTTTCGCAGGAGGCGGGCACCGGCCGGACGGTGGCCGGCCGGGTTTTCGCCCTGCTCAACGCGTTCTCGCAGGACCGGCCCGCGCTCCGGCTCATCGAACTGGCCGCGGCGACCGGCATGCCGGTCTCGACGGTGCACCGGATCGCGGCCGAACTGGTCGAGCTCGGGGCGCTGAAGAAGGAACGGGACGGCGTCTACCGGATCGGCCTGCGCCTGTGGGAACTGGGCTCGCTCTGCCCGGCACCGCGCACCCTGCGGGACGTGTCCTTGCCGTTCATGCAGGACCTGTACGAGGCGACAGCGGAGAACGTGCACCTCGCGGTCCGCGATGGCGACGAGGCGCTCTACCTGGAACGCGTATGGGGCCGCCGCTCGGTCGACGTCGTCAGCCGGGTGGGCGGACGCTCTCCGCTGCACGCCACCGGAGTGGGCAAGGTGCTGCTGGCGCACGCGTCGCGGGAACTGCAGGAGTCCGTGCTGGCCGCCGGCCTGAAGCGGTACACACCGCACACGATCGTGATGCCGGGCCTGCTGATGCGTTCACTGCGCGAGGTCCGCGAGACGGGCATCGCCCGGTGCGCGGAGGAGCTGTCGCTGGGCACGGTATCGGTGGCGGCTCCGATCTTCGGCCCCGATCGCCGGGTCGTCGCGGGGCTGTCGGTGGTTTCGCACACTGTCACGCACTCGCGGGCGCTGACCGTGGTCGAGCCCGCCCTGCGGCTCGCGGCGCTGTCGATTTCCCGGGAACTGGCCAAGGGCTACGAGGGTATCGGCGCAGGTGCGGAGGTCAGGCCGATCCGCCGAGCAGACCGGTGA